The sequence GGCTCAAGGTCGGGCGCGACCTTCAGGAATACGGGCCTGGCTGTGCCAACGGGCTGGGCCGCGGCGACGCCGTCGAGCAGCGCTTCGAGCGCGCTCTTGTCCTGCAAGGCGCGAAGCCCCGGCGTGTTCGGCGAGCTGATATTGACGGTGAGATAGTCGGCGAGCGGCGCCATCGCCGCCGTGCCCTTCGCATAGTCGGCGATGCGGTCGGCGCTGTCCTTGTTCGCGCCGATGTTGATGCCGAGCGGCGTCGGCAGGCCATGGCGGCGCAGGCAGGCGATACGCTCCGCCGCCGCCGCCTGCCCGCCGTTGTTGAAGCCCATGCGGTTGATGATCGCGCGATCCTCGACCAGCCGGAACAGCCGCGGGCGCGGGTTGCCCTCCTGCGGCAGCGGGGTGAGCGTGCCGACCTCGACAAAGCCGAAGCCGAAGTGCGGCATCGCGTGCGCGACGCGCGCATCCTTGTCGAAACCGGGGGCCAGTCCGACGGGATTGGGGAAGCGCAGTCCGGCAAGCTCGGTCGCAAGCGCCGGGCTGGTCAGGGCGTGGCGCGCGCGCGGCATCGGCTGGAGCGCGGCGAGCGTCAGATTATGCGCCGCCTCGCCATCGGTGGCGTGGACGAGCGGGCGGGCGAGCGCATAGGCGGCATCGGTGAGCGAGGCGAAAAGCGACATGGCCCGCCATTGCGCGCGCGGCGGCGCTATGGCAAGCCCCCGGCTATATCCGCATAAACCGGGAGAAAATCGTGTCGCACCTCCGCACCCTCGCTCGCTTGTCCACCGGCCTTGTCTTGTTCGCCGCGGCCGGCTGTGCGCCCATGGCCGGCCAGGATGGCGCCGTGGCGAGCGCACCACCCCCCGCGGCGGCGGCGGTGCCGGCGGGCGCCGACCTTGCGCAATTCTTTGAGAATTACGATGCGGCGCTGTTGTCGCTGACGCCGCAGAGCAAGGCGTATCGCGGCATTCGCGACGCCGACTATGGCCGCTGGGACGACGTCAGCGACGAAGCCGCGGTCGCGCGTCACAAATTGCAGCAGGCGAGCGCCGCGGCGATGCGCGCAAGCTTCGACCCCGCGACGCTGTCCGCCGACGAGGCGCTGTCGTTCGAGTTGTTCAACGCCGCCGCGGCCCGCGCCGAGCGGCTGTTCGCTTACCGCAACCATGACTATATCTTCGACCAGATGAATGGCGCGCAAAGCCAGTTGCCCGCGTTCCTGATCAACATTCACCGGGTCGCCAATGTCGCCGAGGCCGAAGCCTATGTCTCGCGCATCCGCGGACTCGGCCCGCTTCTCGACACGCTGTCGGCGCAGTCGGCCGAACGCGCGGCGCGCGGTATCCAGCCGCCGAAATGGGTCTATGCCTATCTGATCTCCGACATCGGCAATCTGCTCGGCCCCGACAATGCGGTGATCGACGACATTAGGGCGAAGGTCGGCAAGCTCGACGTCAGCGATGCCGAAAAGGCGCGGCTGATCGCCGCCGCCAAGGCGGCCTGGACCGAAAGCGCCGGCCCCGCCTATGCCCGCCTGCTCAACGAAATGAAGCGCCAGCAGGCGAACGCGCCGACCGCGGACGGCGTCTGGCGCCTGCCCGACGGCAAGGCCTATTACGAGGCGCTGCTTGCCAATTATACGACCACCGACATGACCGCGAGCCAGATCCACGACCTTGGCCTGGCCGAAGTCGCGCGCATCCATGGCGAGATGCGGGCAATCATGGCGAAGGTCGGCTTCGAGGGTAGTTTGCAGGAGTTTTTCGTCCACCTGCGCACCAGTCCGCAATTTTATCACACGACGCGCGAAGCCTATCTGGCCGACGTCGACAAATATGTGAAAGCGATGGAAGCGCGGCTCCCCGCCTTCTTCAACACGCTGCCCAAGGCGCCGCTGGTGGTCAAACCCGTCGAGGCGTTCCGCGAAAAGTCGGCGGGCAAGGCCTTTTACCAGTCGCCCTCGCCCGACGGGTCGCGGCCGGGCACCTATTATGTCAACCTCTATAACCTCAAGGACATGTCAAAGACCGAGCTGGAGGCGCTCGCCTACCATGAAGGCGTGCCGGGGCATCACCTCCAGCGCGCGGTGCAGACCGAGCTAACCGGCCTGCCACCCTTCCGCCGCTTTGGCGGCGTCACCGCCTATACCGAGGGGTGGGGGTTATATTCGGAGGAACTCGCGAAGGACATGGGTTTCTACACCGATCCCTATAGCGATTTCGGTCGGCTGGGTATGGAGCTTTGGCGCGCGTGCCGCCTCGTCGTCGATACCGGCATCCACGACAAGCGCTGGAGCCGCGAGCAGGCGATACAATATCTGAAGGATAATACCCCCAACCCCGACGGCGACATCGAAAAGGCGATCGAGCGCTATATCGTCTATCCGGGGCAGGCGACCGCCTATCTGATCGGCAAGCTCAAGATCATGGAGCTGCGCGGGCGCGCGCAGGCGGCGCTGGGCGAACACTTTGATTTCCGTCACTTTCACGATGTCGTGCTCGAATCGGGACCGGTGCCGCTCGACATCCTCGAACGGCGGGTCGAGGCGTGGATCGCCGCCGAAAAGGGTTAAGATGGTTGACGATTGCCGCTTGACGGAAGGCGCCGAAAAGCAAATGATTTGATTCAGATAAAGGGCGGCCGGGGAAAGGCCGTCGGGGTCTGGGTCTGTCATGTCGCAAACATCATCCTCGCCAAAAGGCGCGGACGGCAGCGCGCCGTTCGAGCTTCATTATTTTCCGCCCGATCCCGATCTGGCGGAGATGGTGTCGAGCTTTTACATCGCGCGGATCAACATGCCGCGGTTCGACGAATATGAGCGCGCCGACCGTCCGCAGTTCCGTTTCATGACGGTCGCCGATGGCGAATATATCTTCGCCGATGGCAATCATTCGCCCGCGTGCCGCGCCAATATCGTCGGGCCGACCAGCGGCCGCGTGCGCGCCATCGCCAACGGCCCGACCGCGATGTTCGGTTTCGGCATGTTGCCCGCGGGCTGGGCGGCGCTGATGGGCGACGACGCCGACAAGCTGACCGACGATGCGATGGATGCCGCCGACCTCTTCGGCCCCTGGATCGACGAGGTCGCCGCCGCGCTCGAACAAGCGGACACCGCCGAAGAGAAGCTGGTGATCGGCAATAATTTCGCGCGCGAGGTGCTGACGCGCGGCGAGACTGCGCCGATGTGGTTCATCCGCACCGTCGACGAATGGCTGACCGCCACGCCTTCGCCGCAGGTGCCGGCGCTGGTCGAAGCCACCGGCATGTCGATCCGCTCGGTCGAGCGGATGACGAAACATTATTACGGCCTGTCGCCGCGAATGCTCGCGCGCAAATATCGCGCGGTGCGCGCGGCCTCGGCGCTCGCACGCGGCGAAGGGCTCGACGCGGCACAGCTCGGCGACGCCTTTTACGACCAGTCGCACCTGATTCGCGAGATCAAGCGCTTTGCCGGCGCGACGCCCGGTCAGCTCGGCAACCCGACCCTGTACACGCAGGCGACGACCACGGGCCGAAAACAGCTTGCCGGCAAGGTCAGCCCGATCGTATCCGAAACATAAGGCGGCGCGTTAACCATCAAAAATTGCGCAGCCTGACGATTTGGCGTTTCCATACAATCGCGAATCGCCCGCTGCGCATAATCGAAATCCGCGACCCAGAAGAGCTCATCCTCCTTGACGAGGACTTGAGACCTTCATCTCGGCACCTATTCGGCCTCGGCCGGGTGGGTGCCTTTTTTTTGCGCCGCAACTTTTCTATCGCGGCGCGAGGCCACGCTTGCTTGCGCGCCGCGCAAGCCTCTCCTATATAAGTGGAGCAAATTACTCCATTTAAGAATCGTTCGCAATTTGCGACGGAAAGAACATGCGCCTGTCCAACCTTGCCGATTATGCCGTGGTGTTGATGAGCGCCGCCGCGCGCCAGTGCGGATCGGTGCCGATTCACGCAGGCATGCTGGCCGAACAGACGGGTATCCCCGGCCCGACCGCGCAAAAGCTGGTGAGCGGACTTGCCCGCGCCGGCCTGCTCGTCGCGTCGCGCGGCAGCGGCGGCGGGGTGCGGCTCGCGCGGCCCGCGGCGGCGATCAGCGTGGCCGATATCATTGAAGCGGTCGAGGGACCGATCGCCCTCACCTCTTGCGTCGCCGAAGGGCGGCACGATTGCTCGCTCGAAGGCAGCTGCAAGGTGCAACCGCATTGGGGCGTCGTGAACGGCGCAGTGCGCGGGGCGCTGGCGAACATCAGCCTCGCGAGTCTCGCCGTCGCCCCCGCGAAGGCGGGGGCCGCCGACGATTCCGTGCCCGCGCCGCCGAGCAAGCCGACAACGCCCCCTGCCTTCGCGGGGGCGACGAGTTAAAGAGATGACCGACAATATCGAAACCCCCGTGAAGGATCAGGCCGCCCGCGAGGCCGCACTGCGCGTCGCCGATTACGAACATGGCTGGTCCGCCGACATCGAGACCGACTTCGCGCCAAAGGGGCTGACCGAGGATACGATCCGCTTCATCAGCGCGAAGAAGAACGAGCCCGAATGGATGCTCGACTGGCGGTTGAAGGCATTTCGTCACTGGCTGACGATGGAAACGCCCGACTGGGCGAAGCTCAATGTGCCGCCGATCGACTACCAGGACGCTTACTATTATGCGGCGCCGAAGCCCAAGCCGAAACTCGGCAGCCTCGACGAGGTCGATCCCGAGATCCTCGAAGTCTATAAAAAGCTCGGCATTCCGATCGAGGAGCAGAAAGTGCTCGCCGGCGTCGAGGGCGCGCGCAAGGTCGCGGTCGACGCGGTATTCGACAGCGTCAGCGTCGCGACGACCTTTCGCGAGGAGCTGAAGCGCGCGGGCGTGATCTTCCTGTCGATCAGCGAGGCGATCCGCGAATATCCCGAGCTGGTGAAGAAGTGGCTCGGGCGCGTTGTGCCGATGCGCGACAATTATTTCGCGTGCCTGAACTGCGCGGTCTTTTCGGACGGCACGTTCGTTTACGTGCCCGAAGGCGTGCGCTGCCCGATGGAGCTTTCGACCTATTTCCGCATCAATGCCGAAAATACGGGGCAGTTCGAGCGGACGCTGATCGTCGCCGACAAGGGCGCCTATGTCAGCTACCTCGAAGGCTGCACCGCGCCGATGCGCGACGAGAACCAGCT is a genomic window of Sphingopyxis sp. FD7 containing:
- a CDS encoding SUF system Fe-S cluster assembly regulator, coding for MRLSNLADYAVVLMSAAARQCGSVPIHAGMLAEQTGIPGPTAQKLVSGLARAGLLVASRGSGGGVRLARPAAAISVADIIEAVEGPIALTSCVAEGRHDCSLEGSCKVQPHWGVVNGAVRGALANISLASLAVAPAKAGAADDSVPAPPSKPTTPPAFAGATS
- a CDS encoding AraC family transcriptional regulator — protein: MSQTSSSPKGADGSAPFELHYFPPDPDLAEMVSSFYIARINMPRFDEYERADRPQFRFMTVADGEYIFADGNHSPACRANIVGPTSGRVRAIANGPTAMFGFGMLPAGWAALMGDDADKLTDDAMDAADLFGPWIDEVAAALEQADTAEEKLVIGNNFAREVLTRGETAPMWFIRTVDEWLTATPSPQVPALVEATGMSIRSVERMTKHYYGLSPRMLARKYRAVRAASALARGEGLDAAQLGDAFYDQSHLIREIKRFAGATPGQLGNPTLYTQATTTGRKQLAGKVSPIVSET
- the sufB gene encoding Fe-S cluster assembly protein SufB, encoding MTDNIETPVKDQAAREAALRVADYEHGWSADIETDFAPKGLTEDTIRFISAKKNEPEWMLDWRLKAFRHWLTMETPDWAKLNVPPIDYQDAYYYAAPKPKPKLGSLDEVDPEILEVYKKLGIPIEEQKVLAGVEGARKVAVDAVFDSVSVATTFREELKRAGVIFLSISEAIREYPELVKKWLGRVVPMRDNYFACLNCAVFSDGTFVYVPEGVRCPMELSTYFRINAENTGQFERTLIVADKGAYVSYLEGCTAPMRDENQLHAAVVELVALDDAEIKYSTVQNWYPGDAEGKGGIYNFVTKRALCQGARSKVSWTQVETGSAITWKYPSCVLNGDDSVGEFYSVAVTNNYQQADTGTKMIHNGKRTRSTIVSKGISAGRSSGTYRGLVRVAPNAEGVRNFTQCDSLLLGDQCGAHTVPYIEVRNPTATVEHEATTSKISDDQLFYAMQRGLGQEEAVALIVNGFAKEVLQQLPMEFAVEAQKLLGISLEGSVG
- a CDS encoding DUF885 domain-containing protein; amino-acid sequence: MSHLRTLARLSTGLVLFAAAGCAPMAGQDGAVASAPPPAAAAVPAGADLAQFFENYDAALLSLTPQSKAYRGIRDADYGRWDDVSDEAAVARHKLQQASAAAMRASFDPATLSADEALSFELFNAAAARAERLFAYRNHDYIFDQMNGAQSQLPAFLINIHRVANVAEAEAYVSRIRGLGPLLDTLSAQSAERAARGIQPPKWVYAYLISDIGNLLGPDNAVIDDIRAKVGKLDVSDAEKARLIAAAKAAWTESAGPAYARLLNEMKRQQANAPTADGVWRLPDGKAYYEALLANYTTTDMTASQIHDLGLAEVARIHGEMRAIMAKVGFEGSLQEFFVHLRTSPQFYHTTREAYLADVDKYVKAMEARLPAFFNTLPKAPLVVKPVEAFREKSAGKAFYQSPSPDGSRPGTYYVNLYNLKDMSKTELEALAYHEGVPGHHLQRAVQTELTGLPPFRRFGGVTAYTEGWGLYSEELAKDMGFYTDPYSDFGRLGMELWRACRLVVDTGIHDKRWSREQAIQYLKDNTPNPDGDIEKAIERYIVYPGQATAYLIGKLKIMELRGRAQAALGEHFDFRHFHDVVLESGPVPLDILERRVEAWIAAEKG
- a CDS encoding quinone-dependent dihydroorotate dehydrogenase; its protein translation is MSLFASLTDAAYALARPLVHATDGEAAHNLTLAALQPMPRARHALTSPALATELAGLRFPNPVGLAPGFDKDARVAHAMPHFGFGFVEVGTLTPLPQEGNPRPRLFRLVEDRAIINRMGFNNGGQAAAAERIACLRRHGLPTPLGINIGANKDSADRIADYAKGTAAMAPLADYLTVNISSPNTPGLRALQDKSALEALLDGVAAAQPVGTARPVFLKVAPDLEPADIDDIVAVALGKGLAAVIVSNTTITRSALVSRHAAEAGGLSGAPLAELALQRVRDFRAASGGKLPLVAAGGIASASQAWERIRAGASLIQIYSAMVYEGPGLAGRIARGLETLAARDGFARVSDAVGVEK